In one window of Sinorhizobium chiapasense DNA:
- a CDS encoding NmrA family NAD(P)-binding protein has translation MTITSANEKPILVTGAAGDLGAIGRNVTEMLLAKGKKVRALVRKEDERAEGLRRLGAEVVQGDLTDLQSMHRAIEGVSRIYFGMSVSPAYLEATVNTAAVARHHGVEAFVNMSQMTVTQMSITETTDSPQHKLHWLSEQALAWSGLPVVTVRPTVFLEGFFLRLAAAGVKQRDELALPLGDSKTSPISAVDVAHAVSVILNDPAPHIGKVYNLTGYESADLEHYARVFSEALGRKITYRNVPLAGWIEALRGFGVPDHLASHLSVMSKLHSEGRYDRMTDDLFKLTGKVPTGVHDFVKLHAAEFTQREASA, from the coding sequence ATGACCATCACATCCGCGAACGAAAAGCCGATCCTGGTCACCGGAGCCGCCGGCGATCTCGGCGCCATCGGCCGCAACGTCACCGAAATGCTACTGGCCAAGGGCAAAAAGGTGCGCGCGCTGGTGCGGAAGGAGGACGAGCGTGCGGAGGGTCTGAGGCGGCTCGGCGCAGAAGTCGTGCAGGGAGACCTGACCGATCTTCAATCGATGCACCGCGCCATCGAGGGTGTGTCCCGCATCTATTTCGGCATGTCGGTTTCGCCTGCCTATCTCGAAGCGACCGTCAACACGGCCGCCGTGGCGCGGCACCACGGTGTCGAAGCATTCGTGAACATGTCGCAGATGACGGTGACACAGATGAGCATCACCGAAACCACTGACAGCCCGCAGCATAAGCTGCACTGGCTTTCGGAACAGGCACTGGCGTGGTCGGGGCTTCCGGTCGTGACCGTGCGGCCGACGGTGTTCCTCGAAGGCTTCTTCCTGCGGCTGGCCGCCGCGGGCGTTAAGCAGCGGGACGAGTTGGCGCTACCGCTCGGCGACAGCAAGACCTCGCCGATCTCGGCCGTCGACGTGGCGCACGCCGTCTCGGTGATCCTAAACGACCCGGCGCCGCATATCGGCAAAGTCTACAATCTGACCGGTTACGAGTCGGCGGACCTGGAACATTATGCGCGGGTGTTCTCCGAGGCATTGGGCCGCAAGATAACCTATCGCAACGTGCCGCTTGCCGGCTGGATCGAGGCGCTGCGCGGCTTTGGAGTCCCTGATCACCTTGCCAGCCACCTTTCCGTGATGTCGAAGCTTCATTCGGAGGGGCGGTACGACCGCATGACCGACGACCTGTTCAAGCTCACTGGCAAAGTGCCGACGGGCGTGCACGACTTCGTCAAGCTCCATGCCGCCGAATTCACGCAGCGTGAGGCTTCGGCCTGA
- a CDS encoding cupin domain-containing protein: MKPTRIVAVALLIAGSGWTLHAAQAQQPGIHRTDLLENDLGTPGREVVQVRVDIEPGAASIKHSHPGEEIAYVLEGSLEYHLEGRASVTLHAGEALFIPDGVAHVAKNVGSSKASELATYIVTKGKPLLVPVN; this comes from the coding sequence ATGAAACCCACTCGGATCGTGGCGGTTGCGTTGCTGATCGCTGGCAGCGGATGGACCCTGCACGCAGCGCAGGCTCAACAGCCGGGAATCCATCGCACCGATCTCCTTGAGAACGATCTTGGCACTCCCGGACGCGAGGTCGTGCAGGTGCGTGTCGACATCGAGCCGGGCGCGGCCTCGATCAAGCATTCGCATCCGGGCGAAGAGATCGCCTATGTCCTCGAAGGCTCGCTCGAGTATCACCTCGAAGGTAGGGCGTCTGTGACGCTTCACGCCGGGGAAGCCTTGTTCATTCCCGACGGCGTGGCCCACGTGGCGAAGAATGTCGGCAGCAGCAAGGCCTCGGAGCTCGCAACCTATATCGTCACGAAGGGCAAGCCGCTCCTCGTGCCGGTCAACTGA
- a CDS encoding epoxide hydrolase family protein → MKWIPGNLRQRGANLTTQNSTSAFTLSRRALLLNGAVAATLAAVSRPAMATGHPPFAADAIRPFRVEVPEVELIDLGRRLAATRWPDPETVGDRSQGVQVKKLQALVRYWETGYDWRKAEAKLNALQQFQTNIDGLDIHFIHVRSRHANALPLIMTHGWPGSIFELLKTIGPLTDPTAHGGTAEDAFHLVLPSIPGFGFSEKPKGSGWNPARIAGAWDVLMKRLGYTHYVSQGGDWGAIISDAMGRQAPTGLLGIHVNRIERSSTLPPDVAKALKSGSPAPAELTAEERAVFDEAREFLSKGFGYAAIMGTRPQTIGYGLADSPVGLAAWFYDKIADWVFTRGEPERSLSRDEILDNITLYWLTNTGPSSARIYWENAAGNNKLAGISIPAAVTIFPGEIYKPPKSWAARAYHNLIYYKRVDKGGHFAAWEEPDLFSAELRAAFRPLRPL, encoded by the coding sequence ATGAAATGGATACCCGGGAACCTTCGGCAAAGGGGTGCGAACTTGACAACACAGAACTCCACCAGCGCTTTCACTCTCTCCCGGCGGGCCTTGCTCCTAAACGGAGCGGTTGCGGCAACCCTTGCAGCAGTGTCTCGCCCCGCGATGGCTACCGGCCACCCGCCTTTTGCAGCAGACGCCATCCGTCCTTTTCGCGTCGAGGTGCCAGAAGTCGAACTCATCGACCTTGGCCGTCGACTTGCCGCGACGCGCTGGCCCGACCCGGAAACGGTGGGTGACCGTTCCCAGGGTGTGCAAGTCAAGAAGCTTCAGGCTCTCGTGCGCTACTGGGAGACCGGCTACGACTGGCGCAAGGCAGAGGCGAAACTCAATGCGCTTCAGCAGTTCCAGACGAATATCGACGGCCTGGACATTCATTTCATCCACGTTCGTTCCCGTCACGCGAACGCATTGCCGCTTATCATGACCCACGGCTGGCCTGGCTCGATTTTCGAGTTGCTGAAAACCATCGGTCCGCTGACAGATCCGACAGCGCACGGAGGGACGGCGGAAGACGCTTTCCATCTCGTGCTCCCGTCCATTCCCGGCTTCGGCTTTTCGGAAAAACCCAAGGGCAGCGGCTGGAACCCGGCCCGCATCGCCGGCGCCTGGGATGTCCTCATGAAGCGTCTTGGATACACGCACTATGTTTCACAAGGCGGCGACTGGGGAGCCATCATTTCCGATGCCATGGGACGCCAGGCGCCCACGGGTCTGCTCGGCATTCATGTCAACAGGATCGAGCGTTCCTCCACTCTCCCGCCGGACGTTGCGAAGGCGCTTAAGAGCGGGAGTCCTGCGCCGGCTGAGCTGACCGCCGAGGAACGGGCGGTGTTTGATGAGGCCAGAGAGTTTCTCAGCAAGGGATTCGGCTATGCCGCGATCATGGGCACGCGTCCGCAAACCATCGGATACGGCCTCGCCGACTCGCCGGTCGGACTGGCGGCATGGTTCTACGACAAGATCGCGGACTGGGTGTTCACCCGCGGCGAACCGGAGCGGTCGCTCAGCCGTGACGAGATCCTCGACAACATCACGCTTTACTGGCTGACGAATACAGGCCCCTCGAGCGCACGAATTTACTGGGAGAACGCTGCCGGCAACAACAAGCTGGCCGGTATCTCGATCCCGGCGGCAGTGACGATTTTCCCGGGCGAGATCTACAAGCCGCCGAAGAGCTGGGCCGCACGAGCGTACCACAATCTCATTTACTACAAACGCGTGGACAAGGGCGGACACTTCGCTGCGTGGGAAGAGCCGGATCTGTTCAGCGCAGAACTGCGCGCCGCTTTCCGTCCATTGCGTCCGCTCTAA
- a CDS encoding response regulator, which produces MEHIDHILIVDDDREIRELVSAYLKKNGLRVTVVADGRQMRTFLEANTVDLIILDLMMPGDDGLVLSRELRVGRHKATPIVMLTARSDEMDRIIGLEMGADDYVAKPFSARELLARIKAVLRRARMLPPNLQVSEAGQLLRFGQWKLDTTARHLVDADGTAVALSGAEYRLLRVFVDHPQRVLNRDQLLNLTQGREAELFDRSIDLLVSRVRQRLGDDAREPAYIKTVRSEGYVFSMPVEIVEPR; this is translated from the coding sequence ATGGAGCACATAGATCACATCCTGATCGTCGATGACGATCGGGAAATCCGGGAGCTGGTCTCGGCTTACCTGAAGAAGAACGGTCTACGCGTTACCGTCGTCGCCGACGGACGCCAGATGCGCACATTCCTCGAGGCCAATACGGTCGATCTGATCATTCTCGATCTCATGATGCCGGGCGACGACGGCCTCGTCTTGAGCCGCGAGCTGCGCGTGGGCAGACACAAGGCAACGCCCATCGTCATGCTGACCGCCCGCTCCGACGAGATGGATCGCATCATCGGGCTTGAAATGGGGGCGGACGACTACGTCGCCAAGCCGTTCTCGGCGCGCGAGTTGCTCGCCCGCATCAAGGCGGTCTTGCGGCGCGCGCGCATGCTGCCTCCGAATCTGCAGGTTTCCGAGGCCGGTCAACTGTTGCGCTTCGGCCAATGGAAGCTCGACACGACCGCACGGCATCTCGTGGATGCCGACGGCACGGCGGTTGCACTTAGCGGCGCCGAATACCGGCTGCTGCGCGTCTTCGTCGATCACCCGCAGCGTGTCCTCAACCGCGATCAGCTGCTCAATCTCACACAGGGACGCGAAGCCGAACTCTTTGACCGCTCCATCGATCTTCTGGTCAGCCGGGTTCGCCAGCGCCTTGGCGACGATGCCCGGGAACCGGCCTACATCAAGACCGTCCGAAGTGAAGGCTATGTTTTTTCGATGCCGGTCGAAATCGTGGAGCCGCGCTGA
- a CDS encoding ATP-binding protein, translating into MAPAVLNGIRLWPRTLRARLFVVLLAGLAIAHAMSFAVLFSERYIAARSVMFNTLENDVATSIAILDRLPAAERAAWLDQLGRGSYRFVLGEGTSGNPVLKADDAEVASRIQTALGAKYPIEVQSIAGGGRRFQAHLRLSDGEPLTIDVTPRGVMPVADWLPYVLIAQLCLLVLCSWLAMRQAIRPLANLARAVDTLDPNSNTPRLSETGPREVAYAATAFNAMRDRIAQYLEERVQILAAISHDLQTPITRMKLRAEMAEESVDRTKLIQDLDEVERLVKEGVAYARSAHGKDEIASRIDLASFIESLAYDYQDTGKAVTVGELGGGAIMTRPHALRRILTNLIDNALKFGGSAEIEVQRRADGTVLIGVLDGGPGIPEGQLESVMKPFFRLEQSRNRDTGGTGLGLAIAQQLAIAIGASLTLRNREGGGLAAEIVLR; encoded by the coding sequence ATGGCGCCCGCCGTTCTCAACGGAATTCGCCTCTGGCCGCGCACGCTCAGAGCGCGGCTGTTCGTTGTTCTGCTTGCCGGCCTGGCGATTGCCCACGCCATGTCGTTTGCGGTGCTGTTTTCGGAACGCTACATCGCCGCGAGGTCGGTGATGTTCAATACGCTCGAAAATGACGTCGCGACGTCGATCGCCATCCTTGACCGGCTCCCCGCAGCCGAACGTGCCGCCTGGCTCGATCAACTTGGTCGCGGGTCTTACCGGTTCGTTCTGGGGGAAGGCACTTCCGGCAATCCCGTGCTCAAGGCAGATGACGCCGAGGTCGCCTCCAGGATCCAGACGGCGCTGGGCGCGAAGTACCCGATCGAGGTTCAATCGATTGCCGGCGGAGGCCGCCGGTTTCAGGCCCATCTTCGCTTGAGCGACGGCGAACCGCTGACGATAGATGTCACGCCACGGGGCGTCATGCCAGTGGCTGACTGGCTGCCCTACGTACTCATTGCGCAGCTTTGCCTCTTGGTGCTGTGCAGCTGGCTCGCCATGCGCCAGGCCATCCGTCCCCTCGCCAATCTCGCGAGAGCCGTAGACACGCTCGACCCGAACAGCAACACGCCGCGTCTCAGCGAGACCGGACCACGCGAAGTGGCCTACGCGGCCACCGCTTTCAATGCGATGCGCGATCGCATCGCGCAGTATCTGGAGGAACGCGTGCAGATCCTCGCGGCGATCTCACATGATCTCCAGACGCCGATTACGCGCATGAAGCTCCGCGCCGAAATGGCCGAAGAATCCGTCGACAGGACCAAGCTCATTCAGGACCTCGACGAGGTCGAACGTCTCGTCAAGGAAGGGGTCGCCTATGCGCGCAGCGCCCACGGCAAGGACGAGATCGCCTCACGCATCGATCTCGCCTCGTTCATCGAGAGTCTGGCCTATGACTACCAGGATACCGGCAAGGCGGTCACGGTCGGCGAGTTGGGAGGCGGCGCAATCATGACCCGCCCGCACGCCTTGAGACGGATTCTTACCAACCTGATCGATAACGCGCTCAAATTCGGCGGCAGCGCGGAAATCGAGGTACAACGTCGCGCCGACGGAACCGTGCTAATAGGGGTGCTCGATGGCGGTCCCGGCATTCCGGAAGGCCAGCTGGAAAGCGTGATGAAACCCTTCTTCCGCCTGGAGCAGTCGCGCAACCGCGATACCGGCGGGACGGGCCTCGGCCTTGCCATCGCCCAACAGCTCGCGATCGCTATCGGTGCCTCACTGACCTTGCGCAACCGCGAAGGTGGTGGCCTTGCGGCGGAAATCGTCCTTCGCTGA
- a CDS encoding VOC family protein — MATETSIERAPSVDLKLEVIVIPVSDVDRAKRFYGGLGWRLDADFAVGDAFRVVQFTPPGSPSSVHFGKGITSAAPGTASGAFLVVTDIEAARAELIARGAEVSEIFHREGPGQPAVSGRHPERGSYRSYATFTDPDGNGWLVQEVTERLPGRVEPGATTFASAADLASAFRRAEAAHGEYEKQLGHRDEDWPSWYAEYIVREQAGAPQPA; from the coding sequence ATGGCAACTGAAACCAGCATCGAAAGAGCGCCATCGGTCGACCTGAAGCTCGAGGTCATCGTCATCCCCGTCTCGGACGTCGATCGTGCCAAGCGTTTCTACGGCGGCCTCGGCTGGAGGCTCGACGCCGACTTCGCCGTCGGTGACGCGTTCCGCGTCGTGCAGTTCACACCGCCAGGATCGCCGAGCTCGGTTCACTTCGGTAAGGGGATCACCTCGGCCGCGCCCGGCACGGCAAGCGGAGCCTTTCTCGTCGTGACGGACATCGAGGCGGCGCGGGCCGAACTCATCGCCCGCGGCGCCGAGGTGAGCGAAATCTTCCATCGTGAAGGTCCGGGACAGCCGGCAGTGAGCGGTCGCCACCCCGAGCGTGGCAGCTACCGCTCCTACGCAACGTTCACTGATCCGGACGGCAACGGCTGGTTGGTGCAGGAGGTCACCGAACGTCTGCCCGGACGCGTCGAGCCGGGCGCCACGACATTCGCTTCTGCAGCGGACCTTGCGAGCGCCTTCCGCCGCGCGGAGGCTGCCCACGGCGAATACGAGAAGCAGCTTGGCCACCGCGACGAGGATTGGCCCAGCTGGTACGCCGAATACATCGTTCGCGAGCAGGCGGGCGCGCCGCAGCCGGCATGA
- a CDS encoding epoxide hydrolase family protein produces MPRLHSLICGRQHVAATALAGAIGILLPAAAAFAGTTSPAPGAQIVAQASTVRATEAKPAADESIRPFQFHASDEALADLRRRIAATKWPGRELVWDATQGVQLDTMEKLARYWSTDYDWRKFEIKLNALPQFVTNIDGLDIHFIHVRSKHKNALPLIVTHGWPGSIVEQMKIIDPLTNPTAHGGSEADAFDIVIPSLPGYGFSGKPDELGWDPARIARAWTVLMKRLGYTKFVAQGGDWGDAVTEQMAVQAPPELIGIHTNMPATVPTEIQKALDAGGAPPSGLSPDERQAYEQLDFFYNNGLAYAQEMSKRPQTLYGIEDSPIGLAGWILDHDARSYALIARVFDGEREGLTRDDVLDNITLYWLTNTAVSSARLYWENKFAFFAPKGVSIPVAVSAFPDELYQAPRSWAEKAFPKLIHYNRLDKGGHFAAWEQPEVFTQELRAAFRSLRQSI; encoded by the coding sequence ATGCCCAGACTCCATTCACTGATTTGCGGCCGCCAGCATGTCGCGGCGACCGCCTTGGCCGGGGCGATCGGGATCCTTCTTCCCGCGGCCGCCGCTTTTGCCGGAACCACGTCCCCCGCCCCAGGCGCCCAGATCGTTGCGCAGGCTTCCACAGTCCGCGCAACCGAAGCGAAACCGGCCGCCGACGAATCAATCCGCCCGTTCCAGTTCCATGCATCCGACGAGGCCCTTGCCGACCTCCGACGGCGCATCGCGGCGACCAAGTGGCCGGGGCGGGAGCTGGTGTGGGATGCGACCCAGGGCGTGCAACTCGACACCATGGAGAAGCTCGCACGCTATTGGTCGACGGATTACGACTGGCGCAAGTTCGAAATAAAGCTCAATGCCTTGCCGCAGTTCGTCACCAACATCGACGGGCTCGACATCCATTTCATTCACGTCCGTTCCAAGCACAAGAACGCGTTGCCGTTGATCGTCACGCACGGTTGGCCCGGCTCGATCGTCGAGCAGATGAAGATCATCGATCCTCTGACGAACCCCACGGCCCATGGCGGCAGCGAGGCGGATGCGTTCGACATCGTCATACCGTCCTTGCCAGGCTACGGGTTCTCGGGAAAGCCCGACGAGCTTGGCTGGGATCCGGCCCGGATCGCTCGGGCCTGGACGGTGCTGATGAAGCGATTGGGCTACACCAAGTTTGTCGCGCAAGGCGGCGACTGGGGTGATGCCGTCACCGAGCAGATGGCCGTTCAGGCACCGCCGGAACTCATCGGCATTCACACCAACATGCCGGCGACCGTGCCGACCGAAATCCAGAAGGCGCTCGACGCTGGCGGCGCGCCGCCGTCGGGACTCTCGCCCGATGAGCGTCAAGCCTATGAGCAGCTGGACTTCTTCTACAACAACGGGCTCGCTTACGCTCAGGAGATGAGCAAGCGCCCGCAGACACTCTACGGCATTGAAGACTCGCCAATCGGCCTCGCCGGCTGGATACTCGACCACGATGCGCGCAGTTATGCTCTTATCGCGCGCGTATTCGATGGCGAGCGCGAAGGCCTGACACGCGACGACGTGCTCGACAACATCACCCTCTACTGGCTGACGAACACCGCCGTGTCCTCGGCGCGCCTCTATTGGGAAAACAAGTTCGCTTTCTTCGCTCCGAAGGGTGTTTCGATACCGGTTGCCGTCAGCGCGTTTCCGGACGAACTTTATCAGGCACCGCGTTCCTGGGCAGAGAAAGCGTTTCCCAAGCTCATTCACTACAACCGGCTCGACAAAGGCGGACACTTTGCCGCCTGGGAGCAGCCGGAGGTCTTCACGCAGGAACTGCGCGCTGCATTCAGGTCGTTGCGTCAGTCGATCTGA
- a CDS encoding alpha/beta fold hydrolase, with amino-acid sequence MTEEINQPRRRFMGMAALAVAAGQLGLTRLAQAQSASRGRIPATALGTNTSFASLKKIDAGVLNVGYAELGASDAPPVILLHGWPYDIHTYVDVAPLLADAGYRVIVPYLRGNGTTRFLSADTPRNGQQSAVAADIIALMDALGMERAVIAGCDWGARTANIIAALWPERCKALVSVSGYLIGSRDVNKKPLPPKAELAWWYQFYFATERGRAGYEQYRKEFARLIWQLASPKWNFDDATFNRSAAALENPDHVDITIHNYRWRISLADGERKYDDLEDKLAKFPLIDVPTITLEGDANGAPHPEPAAYAKKFSGKYEHRLITGGIGHNLPQEAPQAFAQAVVDVDRF; translated from the coding sequence ATGACAGAGGAAATCAACCAGCCGCGGCGGCGTTTCATGGGAATGGCGGCTTTGGCCGTCGCTGCCGGGCAGCTTGGCTTGACACGTCTCGCCCAGGCACAATCAGCCAGCCGCGGCCGCATCCCGGCGACCGCGCTTGGGACAAACACATCCTTCGCTTCGCTCAAAAAGATCGATGCGGGCGTCCTCAATGTCGGCTATGCCGAGCTCGGCGCGAGCGACGCGCCCCCGGTGATCCTTCTGCATGGCTGGCCCTACGACATCCACACCTATGTCGATGTGGCGCCGCTTTTGGCGGATGCCGGCTACCGGGTGATCGTTCCCTATCTGCGCGGCAATGGCACGACGCGCTTCCTTTCGGCCGATACGCCACGCAACGGCCAGCAGTCGGCGGTCGCCGCCGACATCATCGCCCTGATGGATGCCCTGGGGATGGAGAGGGCCGTCATCGCCGGCTGCGATTGGGGAGCGCGAACCGCGAACATCATTGCCGCTCTGTGGCCGGAGCGGTGCAAGGCCCTGGTTTCGGTGAGCGGCTACCTGATCGGCAGCCGTGACGTCAACAAGAAGCCCCTGCCGCCGAAGGCAGAGCTTGCCTGGTGGTACCAGTTCTACTTCGCCACCGAACGCGGGCGCGCGGGTTACGAACAATACCGCAAGGAGTTCGCGAGGCTCATCTGGCAGCTCGCATCGCCGAAATGGAATTTCGACGACGCCACCTTCAACCGCAGCGCGGCCGCGTTGGAGAACCCGGATCATGTCGACATCACGATCCACAACTACCGCTGGCGGATCAGTCTGGCCGATGGCGAGCGGAAATACGACGACCTGGAAGACAAGCTCGCCAAATTCCCATTGATAGACGTGCCGACGATCACGCTGGAGGGCGACGCCAACGGCGCGCCGCATCCAGAGCCCGCGGCCTACGCCAAGAAATTCTCCGGGAAGTACGAGCATCGGTTGATCACCGGCGGCATCGGCCACAACCTGCCGCAGGAAGCGCCGCAGGCCTTTGCCCAGGCCGTCGTCGACGTCGATCGTTTCTGA
- a CDS encoding GlxA family transcriptional regulator — MHRIGFVVFPRFQLMGFAAVTAFEMANIALGEPAYEIELLSEKGGEVKSSAGFGVLTKALDDTPYDTVMFGASSAIEPMTPGLIEFARHALETARRVAAPCTGAFVLAESGLLDGRRATTHWAFARQLQERFPAVKVEEDRIFIVDGSVWTSAGMTASIDLALAMIEKDHGQEVARAAARKLVVYHRRAGGQSQFSALLELDPKSDRIQRSIDYAKANLRGVLSVEELADAAGLSARQFSRAFRSETGQSPAKAVENIRVEAARLMMEQGRHSMDVIAEETGFADRDRMRRAFLRTLGQPPQTIRRNARETA, encoded by the coding sequence ATGCATCGTATCGGCTTTGTCGTCTTTCCAAGATTTCAGCTCATGGGCTTCGCGGCGGTGACCGCCTTCGAGATGGCGAACATCGCGCTCGGAGAACCGGCCTACGAGATAGAACTGCTTTCGGAGAAGGGCGGCGAGGTGAAGTCGTCCGCTGGCTTCGGCGTCCTTACCAAGGCCTTGGACGATACTCCATATGACACCGTGATGTTCGGCGCTAGCTCGGCAATCGAGCCGATGACACCAGGGCTGATCGAATTCGCGCGCCACGCGCTGGAGACCGCGCGGCGAGTGGCAGCGCCATGCACCGGGGCCTTCGTGCTTGCGGAATCCGGTCTCCTGGACGGACGCCGGGCGACCACCCATTGGGCCTTCGCCCGACAGCTCCAGGAGCGCTTCCCCGCTGTGAAGGTGGAGGAGGACCGCATCTTCATCGTCGACGGCAGCGTGTGGACGTCTGCCGGAATGACGGCGAGCATCGACCTTGCGCTTGCGATGATCGAGAAGGACCACGGCCAGGAGGTCGCACGCGCGGCCGCCCGCAAGCTGGTCGTCTATCATCGACGCGCCGGCGGCCAGTCGCAATTCTCCGCATTGCTCGAGCTCGATCCGAAGTCTGACCGGATCCAGCGATCGATCGACTACGCCAAGGCGAACCTGCGCGGGGTCCTGTCCGTGGAAGAGCTGGCGGATGCGGCGGGCTTGAGTGCGCGTCAGTTCAGCCGGGCCTTCCGGTCCGAGACGGGACAGTCGCCAGCCAAAGCGGTGGAGAATATCAGGGTTGAGGCGGCCCGGCTGATGATGGAGCAGGGCCGCCATTCCATGGACGTGATCGCGGAAGAAACCGGTTTCGCCGATCGCGATCGCATGCGCCGGGCCTTCCTTCGCACGCTTGGCCAGCCGCCCCAAACGATCCGGCGGAATGCGCGCGAGACCGCATAG
- a CDS encoding HlyD family secretion protein codes for MKLLSAGLGSVLVAGFVFAAASTAISPGSLLARLNSASTDNAYVRGDVTPISPKISGYITEVAIRDNQAVETGDVLFRIDDSDYRARFDQASANVATRRALLETLGRQIEFQKAVVEEAGAALKAAEADAKRATREFERIHALNGHGWVSGASRDESEADHLRTVAKIAEAQASVRAALRQTDVLESQRPQLEADIAAANAALRLAEIELASTVIRSPSDGWVGERQARVGQYVRPGTLLVPVVWRDFWIVANAVTVVVDGVPGAEFRGRIESLSPATGAQFALLPPDNATGNFTRIAQRVPVKIALDEGQTGLDGLRPGMSAVVVTSSDSDSPAASENAGTDLSAAGTSSFR; via the coding sequence ATGAAACTGTTGAGCGCAGGATTGGGAAGCGTGCTTGTCGCGGGTTTCGTGTTTGCAGCCGCCTCTACTGCAATCTCGCCAGGGAGCTTGTTGGCACGGTTGAACTCGGCATCGACCGATAATGCCTATGTGCGCGGCGATGTTACCCCGATCAGCCCGAAGATCAGCGGCTACATCACCGAGGTCGCCATTCGGGACAACCAGGCAGTCGAGACCGGCGACGTGTTGTTCCGGATCGATGACAGCGACTACCGGGCACGCTTCGACCAGGCTTCGGCGAACGTCGCGACACGTCGGGCCTTGCTCGAAACTCTGGGCCGTCAGATCGAATTCCAAAAGGCCGTCGTCGAAGAGGCCGGCGCGGCGCTGAAGGCAGCGGAGGCCGACGCCAAACGGGCCACACGCGAATTCGAGCGCATTCATGCATTGAACGGCCACGGCTGGGTGTCGGGCGCAAGCCGCGACGAGTCGGAAGCGGACCATCTGCGCACCGTTGCGAAGATCGCCGAGGCGCAGGCGAGCGTCAGGGCGGCGCTTCGGCAGACGGACGTACTGGAAAGCCAGCGTCCCCAGCTGGAGGCCGATATCGCCGCGGCGAACGCTGCGCTCAGATTGGCCGAGATTGAACTCGCAAGCACCGTGATCCGATCGCCTTCCGACGGCTGGGTCGGCGAACGACAGGCGAGAGTCGGGCAATACGTGCGTCCCGGCACTCTCCTGGTGCCCGTTGTCTGGCGAGATTTCTGGATCGTCGCCAATGCCGTCACCGTCGTCGTGGACGGGGTTCCGGGCGCGGAATTCCGCGGTCGTATCGAGAGCCTGTCGCCCGCCACGGGAGCGCAGTTCGCGCTGCTGCCTCCTGACAACGCGACCGGCAACTTCACCCGCATCGCGCAACGCGTCCCGGTGAAGATCGCGCTCGATGAGGGCCAGACGGGCCTCGACGGCCTGCGGCCTGGCATGTCAGCGGTGGTGGTCACCTCATCCGACAGTGACTCACCGGCAGCGAGCGAAAATGCTGGAACCGACCTGTCAGCCGCCGGGACGTCGAGCTTCCGCTAA